Genomic DNA from Dehalococcoidia bacterium:
CAAGTGATTAGGGCGTGTCTGGTGAATCACTTGGGGAGCCACAGCAGTAATGCGGCAATCACCACCATGGCGCGGTAGTTCCAGCCTCGCTTGTCGTAGCGGGTGGCCAGGGCGCGGAACTGCTTCAGCCGGTTGTGGCAGCACTC
This window encodes:
- a CDS encoding IS5/IS1182 family transposase; amino-acid sequence: ECCHNRLKQFRALATRYDKRGWNYRAMVVIAALLLWLPK